The region GGCGTGGAGCCGGCCGAGGGCGCGGAGCACCTCGGGGCCGACGCAGGAGCCGAACTCGCCGCGGTAGCGGCCACCGAGGAGGGTGACGTCGGCGCCCGGTGTCTCGTCGAACAGCCGGGCCACGCCGAGGGAGTTGGTGACCACGGTGACCGCTTCGGTCCGGGCGATCCGGGCCGCGAGCGGGAAGACCGTGGTCGAGTCGTCCAGCACGACGGTGCTGCCGGGCCGGATCTCGTCGGCGACGGCGGCGCACAGCGCCTCCTTCACCGGGCGGTTCACGCCGATGCGGAAGCGGGTGGCGGTCTCCATGGTGAGCGTCGGGAACGGCGCGGCCCGGCCGCGTTCCTTGCGCAGCAGCCGGCGTTCGGCGAGCTGGTCCAGATCGCGGTGCATGGTCGCGAGGCTGACCCCGAAGTGTCTGGCGAGTTCGTCGATGCGCACGTCCCCGTGCTCGACGACATGGGCCAGTACGTCCTGCCGTCGCCGGTCGACCTCGGCCAGCGACGACCGAGTGGAAGCCATCGGGGCCGCCCCTTTCCGGTCGGACAGCGGCAGCGCGGCTACCGCTGCGGGTAGATGACGGCCTTCACCGCAGTCGCGTCGTGGGTGGCGACGGTCAGTGCGCTCTCGGCCTCGGCAAGACCGTAACCGTGCGAGACCAGCGAGTCGAGCCGGACCCTTCCGGACTCCACCAGGGACATCGCGGCGGGCCAGGTGTGGGCGTAGCGGAAGGTACCGGTCAGTTCCAGTTCGTAGTTCTGCACGCGGCTCACGGGCAGCGGCACCTCGGAACCGCCCATCCCGATGAGGACCACCCGCCCGGCCCGGCCCACGGTGCGGATGGCCTCGCTGCTCACGGCCGGCACGCCGGAGCACTCCAGGAGGACGGTGGGGGTGTACTCGGCTTCGGACAGCGGTGTGCGGGAGACGTCGAGGGCGGTGGCGCCGACGGCCCGGGCGAGGTCGAGGCGGTGCGGGAGGACGTCGGTGACCAGTACGTCCCGTGCGCCGAAGGCCCGTGCGGTCTGGGCGGCGACCAGGCCGATGGGCCCGGCGCCGGTGATCAGCACCCGGTCGCCCGGGGCGACGCGGGCCTTGCGGCAGGCCCAGACCGCCACGGACAGCGGTTCCAGCAGGGCGGCCTCCTCGACGGTGAGGGTTTCGGGGACCTCGTGGGCGAAGTCCTCGCGGACGGCGAGGTATTCGCAGAAGGCGCCGTCCACGGGCGGCGTGGCGAGGAAGCGCATGTCCGGGCACAGGTTGTAGCGGCCCGGACGGCATTCGCCGCAGCTGCCGCAGGGCGTGCCGGGCTCGACGGACACCCGCCGCCCCATCCGGCGGGTGTCGGCGCCCGGACCGCAGGCGACCACCGTGCCTGCGGCCTCGTG is a window of Streptomyces caniferus DNA encoding:
- a CDS encoding DeoR/GlpR family DNA-binding transcription regulator, with product MASTRSSLAEVDRRRQDVLAHVVEHGDVRIDELARHFGVSLATMHRDLDQLAERRLLRKERGRAAPFPTLTMETATRFRIGVNRPVKEALCAAVADEIRPGSTVVLDDSTTVFPLAARIARTEAVTVVTNSLGVARLFDETPGADVTLLGGRYRGEFGSCVGPEVLRALGRLHADVAVMSAVSVLGGRLFHPIRDYAEIKEAMLDCAQRSLLLVDHTKFGKTATHAYSDIARYDRVVTDRGAPAGELAELRRRGVAVEVVGD
- a CDS encoding NAD(P)-dependent alcohol dehydrogenase encodes the protein MTTTSGIPTTMCAAVLHGPGQLSLEERPVPVPGPGEVLVRIEAVGTCGSDVHYYRHGRIGDFVVREPLVLGHEAAGTVVACGPGADTRRMGRRVSVEPGTPCGSCGECRPGRYNLCPDMRFLATPPVDGAFCEYLAVREDFAHEVPETLTVEEAALLEPLSVAVWACRKARVAPGDRVLITGAGPIGLVAAQTARAFGARDVLVTDVLPHRLDLARAVGATALDVSRTPLSEAEYTPTVLLECSGVPAVSSEAIRTVGRAGRVVLIGMGGSEVPLPVSRVQNYELELTGTFRYAHTWPAAMSLVESGRVRLDSLVSHGYGLAEAESALTVATHDATAVKAVIYPQR